A window of the Lolium perenne isolate Kyuss_39 chromosome 7, Kyuss_2.0, whole genome shotgun sequence genome harbors these coding sequences:
- the LOC127313925 gene encoding arabinogalactan protein 20, translated as MAAAWTSVGLVAVAALVVGIAMPASAAAAVQPPAPAPSSDGTTIDQGIAYVLMLVALVLTYLIHPLDVSSPYRLF; from the exons ATGGCGGCGGCGTGGACCTCCGTGGGCCTGGTGGCGGTGGCCGCGCTGGTGGTGGGCATCGCAATgccggcctccgccgccgccgccgtgcagcCGCCCGCGCCAGCGCCCTCCAGCGACG GCACAACGATTGACCAGGGGATCGCCTACGTGCTGATGCTGGTGGCCCTTGTGCTCACCTACCTCATCCACCCATTGGACGTTTCCTCTCCATACAGGCTCTTCTAA
- the LOC127313926 gene encoding uncharacterized protein produces the protein MLLLRLGLAVGSLPRRPLPRLPIPPLVRAQPSRRRAFFPLPLSSRRSPFRSSVSASAESMAAVPPVARKVPRELVEHGDVRVDDYYWLRDDARADPAVLAHLGAENDYTAALMSDAKQLEDEIFAEIRGRIKEDDIDAPLRKGQYYYYERTLTGKEYAQHCRRLVPIDGPVTVHDVMPTGPDAPAEHIILDENVKAEGHDYYSIGAFKVSPSGKLVAYAEDTKGDEIYTVFVIDAESGQYVGQPLKGITSDVEWAGDDNLVYITMDSILRPDKVWLHKLGSDQSDDTCLYHEKDDTFSLGLQASESKQYLFVESGSKNTSFIFYLDIPNQSKELVVLTPRVDGIDTTASHRGKHFYIKRRSGEFYNSELVACPLDNVAETTVLLPHRESVKIQDFQLFENHIAVYERENGLPKATVYRLPATGEAVGQLQGGQSIDFVDPAYAVEPESSQFHSNVIRFYYSSMRTPPSIFDYDMDTGVSVLKKIDTVLGGFDASNYVTDRKWAASSDGTQIPMTILYRKDMVKLDGSDPVLLYGYGSYEICIDPSFKGSRFSLVDRGFIYVIAHIRGGGEMGRKWYEDGKLLTKKNTFTDFIACAEHLIENKYCSKEKLCINGRSAGGLLMGAVLNMRPDLFKAAVAGVPFVDVLTTMLDPTIPLTTAEWEEWGDPRKEEYYYYMKSYSPVDNVKAQEYPHILVTAGLNDPRVMYSEPAKFVAKLRELKTDGNLLLFKCELGAGHFSKSGRFEKLREDAFTYAFILKSLGMTPPTKA, from the exons atgctcctcctccgcctcggcctcgcCGTCGgctcgctcccccgccgccctcttcCTCGTCTCCCGATCCCGCCGCTCGTCCGAGCCCAGCCCTCCCGCCGCCGCGCCTTCTTCCCGCTCCCCCTCTCCTCCCGGCGGAGCCCCTTCCGCTCCTCCGTCTCCGCCTCCGCCGAATCGATGGCCGCGGTGCCGCCGGTGGCCAGGAAGGTGCCGCGGGAGCTGGTGGAGCACGGAGACGTCCGCGTCGACGACTACTACTGGCTCCGCGACGACGCCCGCGCCGACCCGGCCGTGCTCGCGCACCTCGGTGCCGAGAACGACTACACCGCCGCCCTCATGTCCG ATGCGAAACAACTCGAGGATGAAATATTTGCTGAAATCCGAGGAAGAATCAAGGAAGACGATATAGACGCGCCGCTTCGCAAAGGGCAGTATTACTACTACGAAAGAACCTTGACAGGCAAAGAGTACGCACAGCACTGCAGGCGTCTTGTACCGATCGATGGTCCTGTTACAGTCCATGATGTGATGCCCACGGGACCTGATGCGCCGGCTGAGCACATTATCTTGGACGAGAATGTGAAGGCTGAGGGCCATGACTACTACAGCATCGGGGCTTTCAAG GTCAGTCCCAGTGGGAAGCTAGTTGCTTACGCAGAAGACACTAAAGGTGATGAAATCTACACCGTTTTTGTCATTGACGCGGAGAGCGGACAATATGTTGGGCAACCTCTTAAGGGAATTACTTCGGATGTTGAGTGGGCTGGTGATGACAACCTTGTCTACATAACAATGGATAGCATTCTTCGTCCCGATAAA GTATGGCTACACAAGTTAGGATCTGATCAGTCGGATGATACTTGTCTGTATCATGAAAAGGATGACACGTTTTCACTTGGTCTTCAAGCTTCTGAAAGCAAACAGTATTTATTTGTTGAATCTGGAAGCAAAAACACAAGCTTTATATTCTACCTAGACATACCCAATCAGAGCAAGGAACTTGTAGTTTTGACACCTCGCGTAGATGGCATTGATACAACAGCTAGCCATCGTGGAAAACATTTCTATATTAAGAGGCGAAGTGGTGAATTCTACAACTCTGAATTGGTTGCTTGCCCATTGGATAATGTAGCAGAGACCACTGTCTTGCTACCACATAGAGAAAG TGTAAAAATTCAGGACTTCCAGCTCTTTGAGAATCACATTGCTGTATATGAGCGTGAGAATGGTCTACCAAAAGCAACTGTATATCGGTTACCAGCCACTGGAGAGGCAGTTGGGCAACTCCAGGGAGGACAGTCGATTGATTTTGTTGATCCAGCATATGCAGTGGAACCTGAGTCATCACAGTTCCATTCAAATGTTATTCGTTTTTATTATAGCTCAATGAGGACGCCACCTTCTATTTTTGACTATGACATGGATACGGGAGTATCGGTGCTGAAGAAAATTGACACT GTTTTAGGTGGATTTGACGCGTCAAACTATGTTACAGACAGAAAATGGGCTGCTTCTTCTGATGGAACTCAGATTCCCATGACCATTCTATACAGAAAAGATATGGTGAAGCTTGATGGCTCAGACCCCGTTCTGCTATATGGATATGGCTCGTATGAG ATATGCATAGATCCAAGTTTCAAGGGATCAAGATTCTCTCTAGTGGATAGGGGTTTTATATACGTGATAGCTCATATccgtggcggtggtgaaatgggGCGGAAGTGGTATGAAGATGGGAAACTGTTGACGAAGAAAAACACTTTCACTGATTTCATTGCTTGCGCTGAGCACTTGATAGAAAACAAATACTGTTCCAAAGAAAAGCTTTGCATCAACGGGAGAAGTGCAGGTGGCCTATTGATGGGTGCTGTTCTAAATATGAGGCCTGACTTATTCAAGGCAGCTGTTGCTGGGGTGCCTTTTGTTGATGTTCTCACAACTATGCTTGACCCAACTATCCCGCTGACTACAGCTGAGTGGGAG GAGTGGGGTGATCCAAGAAAAGAAGAATACTATTATTACATGAAGTCGTATTCTCCTGTTGATAAC GTAAAAGCCCAAGAGTATCCCCACATTCTCGTTACTGCTGGCTTAAACG ATCCTCGCGTGATGTACTCAGAGCCTGCTAAATTCGTCGCGAAGCTGAGGGAATTGAAAACAGATGGCAATCTCCTGCTATTCAAGTGTGAGCTCGGTGCTGGGCACTTCTCAAAGTCGGGAAG ATTTGAGAAACTGCGAGAAGATGCCTTCACTTACGCGTTTATCCTCAAGTCACTGGGCATGACTCCTCCAACAAAGGCTTAG